Proteins encoded by one window of Gemmatimonadaceae bacterium:
- a CDS encoding carboxypeptidase-like regulatory domain-containing protein — MTSTLALLACLMPAVVQAQGAARGFTGRVSGLVFDSVAMHPLGGAVVQAVNAANPSISRTATADSLGRFTLSGLPLGSWVVAALHPRLDSLGLDQIRSTVEVRADADAPVTVAVPEARRLARLLCGDPALAQDTSGYLVGTLRAATTDRAPVVGTVRVEWLELTITGTGFVRTRETRTTETGPDGRYLACGIPAGGLVRVSAVRGEDSTGVIDLQMPFDGIQQRDLYVGPARVVRIPVTAAVLDSTGFGTDSLTVKRGDGLLRGRLLGATGAPLANARVAVRDAGLEVRTDAAGRFAMAMLPNGTWNLDVRAVGYDALTRPVDVLQNDSSTVSFMMSRFVAVDTVRIRSTLTKHTTINLTAFAERAKGGFGRFMGPEQLEQLQPLWFSDILMRFPSLRLERAQYGYVVTMRATGMGARCSPRIYVDNVVTPNDGTIESYIPGGQVAAIEVYPGAFGPPQYMDYLSGCGSIVVWTGPRTAVKK, encoded by the coding sequence ATGACGAGCACGCTGGCGCTGCTGGCGTGTCTGATGCCGGCAGTCGTGCAGGCGCAAGGCGCCGCCCGGGGATTCACCGGCCGGGTCAGTGGGCTGGTGTTCGATAGTGTCGCCATGCATCCGCTGGGTGGTGCCGTCGTGCAGGCGGTGAACGCGGCCAATCCGTCCATCTCGCGCACCGCCACCGCCGATTCGCTCGGCCGATTTACGCTCAGCGGGTTGCCGCTGGGGAGCTGGGTGGTGGCGGCGCTGCATCCGCGCCTCGACTCGCTGGGGCTCGATCAGATTCGCTCGACGGTTGAGGTGCGTGCGGACGCGGACGCGCCGGTGACCGTGGCGGTGCCCGAGGCGCGACGTCTCGCACGGCTGCTGTGCGGTGACCCGGCGCTGGCGCAGGACACGTCCGGCTATCTCGTGGGGACGCTGCGTGCGGCCACGACCGATCGCGCGCCGGTGGTCGGCACGGTCCGTGTGGAGTGGCTCGAGCTGACCATCACCGGCACCGGCTTTGTGCGCACGCGCGAAACCCGGACGACTGAGACGGGACCCGATGGCCGCTACCTCGCCTGCGGGATTCCGGCGGGCGGGCTGGTGCGCGTCTCGGCGGTGCGCGGGGAAGATTCCACCGGTGTGATCGACCTGCAGATGCCGTTCGATGGCATTCAGCAGCGCGATCTCTATGTCGGACCCGCGCGAGTCGTCCGCATTCCGGTGACGGCCGCGGTGCTCGACAGCACGGGTTTCGGCACCGATTCCCTGACGGTGAAGCGCGGCGATGGGCTCTTACGCGGGCGACTGCTGGGTGCCACCGGCGCCCCGCTGGCCAACGCGCGCGTGGCGGTGCGCGATGCCGGCCTCGAGGTGCGCACCGACGCCGCCGGACGCTTCGCCATGGCGATGCTGCCCAACGGCACGTGGAACCTGGACGTGCGCGCGGTGGGCTATGACGCGCTGACACGCCCGGTTGACGTGCTGCAGAATGACAGCAGCACGGTGTCGTTCATGATGTCACGGTTCGTGGCGGTCGATACGGTCCGAATCCGATCGACGTTGACGAAGCACACGACGATCAATCTGACGGCGTTTGCGGAACGCGCGAAGGGCGGTTTCGGTCGGTTCATGGGGCCGGAGCAGCTCGAGCAGCTGCAGCCGCTCTGGTTCTCCGATATCCTGATGCGCTTCCCGTCGCTCCGTCTCGAGCGGGCGCAGTACGGGTACGTGGTCACGATGCGCGCCACCGGGATGGGGGCGCGCTGCTCGCCGCGTATCTATGTCGACAATGTGGTGACCCCCAACGACGGCACGATCGAGAGCTACATCCCGGGCGGGCAGGTTGCGGCGATCGAGGTCTATCCCGGCGCGTTCGGCCCGCCGCAGTACATGGACTATCTGAGCGGGTGTGGCAGCATCGTGGTGTGGACGGGGCCGCGCACGGCGGTAAAGAAATGA
- the ahcY gene encoding adenosylhomocysteinase, translated as MSTSVMTEHGVSLLTSLDRPAFAVRDLALAEWGRKEIRLAEQEMPGLMALRAEYAGKAPLKGAKIMGSLHMTVQTAVLIETLVHLGADVRWVSCNIFSTQDHAAAAVAVGPHGTTEHPQGTPVFAWKGETLEEYWWCTEQALMWPDGTGPNLLLDDGGDATLLVHKGAEYEKAGAVPAFDSDNEPEEWGVILDLLRAEQAKNPGRWTKVLAGIRGVSEETTTGVHRLYEMEKAGTLAFPAINVNDAVTKSKFDNLYGCRHSVVDGLNRATDVMLAGKIVVVLGYGDVGKGCAQALKGQGARVVVTEIDPICALQAALEGYQVTTLEDIVEQADIFVSATGNKNVITVEHMSRMKDKAIVSNIGHFDNEIDMAGLKKVEGMKRINIKPQYDEFVLPNGRSILILAEGRLMNLGCATGHPSFVMSASFSNQVLAQLELHARAESYEKKVYTLPKHLDEKVARLHLDKLGVKLTQLTPDQASYIGVSVDGPYKASHYKY; from the coding sequence ATGTCCACCAGCGTCATGACCGAACACGGCGTCTCTCTCCTGACGTCGCTCGACCGCCCTGCCTTTGCCGTGCGCGATCTCGCGCTGGCGGAGTGGGGGCGCAAGGAAATCCGCCTCGCCGAGCAGGAAATGCCGGGGCTTATGGCGCTGCGCGCGGAGTATGCGGGCAAGGCGCCGCTCAAGGGCGCGAAGATCATGGGCTCGCTGCACATGACGGTGCAGACGGCCGTGCTCATCGAAACGCTCGTGCACCTGGGCGCCGATGTGCGCTGGGTGTCGTGCAACATCTTCTCGACGCAGGATCATGCTGCCGCCGCGGTGGCCGTGGGGCCGCATGGCACCACCGAGCATCCGCAGGGCACGCCGGTGTTTGCGTGGAAGGGGGAGACGCTCGAGGAATACTGGTGGTGCACCGAGCAGGCGCTGATGTGGCCCGATGGCACGGGCCCGAACCTGCTCCTGGATGACGGTGGCGACGCGACGCTGCTCGTGCACAAGGGCGCCGAGTACGAGAAGGCGGGCGCCGTGCCGGCGTTCGACAGTGACAACGAGCCGGAAGAGTGGGGCGTGATTCTCGACCTCCTGCGTGCCGAGCAGGCCAAGAACCCGGGCCGCTGGACGAAGGTGCTCGCGGGGATCCGCGGCGTGTCGGAAGAGACCACGACGGGCGTCCATCGCCTGTATGAGATGGAGAAGGCGGGCACGCTCGCCTTCCCGGCGATCAACGTGAACGACGCCGTCACGAAGTCGAAGTTCGACAACCTGTACGGCTGCCGTCACTCGGTCGTCGACGGCTTGAACCGCGCGACGGACGTGATGCTCGCCGGCAAGATTGTCGTGGTGCTGGGCTACGGCGACGTGGGCAAGGGGTGCGCGCAGGCGCTCAAGGGCCAGGGCGCGCGCGTCGTGGTGACGGAGATCGATCCGATCTGCGCGCTGCAGGCGGCGCTCGAGGGTTATCAGGTCACGACGCTCGAAGACATCGTGGAGCAGGCCGACATCTTCGTGAGCGCGACCGGCAACAAGAACGTCATCACGGTCGAGCACATGAGCCGCATGAAGGACAAGGCGATCGTGAGCAACATCGGCCACTTCGACAACGAGATCGACATGGCCGGTCTCAAGAAGGTCGAAGGGATGAAGCGCATCAACATCAAGCCGCAGTATGACGAGTTCGTGCTGCCGAACGGCCGTTCGATCCTCATCCTGGCGGAAGGCCGCCTCATGAACCTCGGCTGCGCCACCGGCCACCCGAGCTTCGTGATGAGCGCGAGCTTCTCGAATCAGGTGCTGGCGCAGCTCGAGCTGCACGCCCGTGCGGAGAGCTACGAGAAGAAGGTGTACACGCTGCCCAAGCACCTGGATGAAAAGGTGGCGCGCCTGCACCTCGACAAGCTGGGTGTGAAGCTCACGCAGCTGACGCCGGATCAGGCCAGCTACATCGGCGTCTCGGTGGACGGCCCGTACAAGGCGTCGCACTACAAGTACTAA
- a CDS encoding metalloregulator ArsR/SmtB family transcription factor: protein MVELADATRCRLLAALERQELTVGELATALQLPQSTVSRHLKILADQSWVSSRAEGASRWYRRNPLLDADMLGLWELVRQAMTQTPAALQDAARIDAVIAARRTQSQAFFATASAEWDALRTDMFGARADIGAMLSLLDPSLVIGDLGCGTGALAASLAPHVQHVHAIDASPAMLATATARLADCRNVTVAEGTLEDLPLADDTLDVAVLMLVLHHVADPVRALAEVHRVLKPTGRLLITDMRVHAHERYREQMGHVWLGFDGGSLDGWLRDAGFTGTRYVPLPVEPGATGPALFSCTATAMPRPVMVVA from the coding sequence ATGGTTGAGCTCGCTGACGCGACGCGCTGCCGCCTGCTGGCGGCGCTCGAGCGCCAGGAGCTCACCGTGGGCGAACTGGCTACGGCGCTGCAGCTCCCGCAGAGCACCGTCAGCCGGCACCTCAAGATCCTGGCCGACCAGTCCTGGGTTTCGTCGCGCGCCGAAGGGGCCAGCCGGTGGTACCGCCGCAACCCGCTCCTCGACGCCGACATGCTGGGGCTCTGGGAGTTGGTCCGGCAGGCCATGACCCAGACGCCGGCGGCACTGCAGGACGCGGCCCGGATCGATGCCGTGATCGCCGCGCGCCGCACGCAGAGCCAGGCGTTCTTTGCCACCGCGAGCGCCGAGTGGGATGCGCTGCGCACCGACATGTTCGGCGCGCGCGCGGATATCGGCGCGATGCTCTCGCTGCTCGATCCGTCGCTCGTGATCGGTGACCTGGGCTGCGGCACCGGCGCGCTGGCCGCGTCGCTCGCGCCGCACGTGCAGCACGTCCATGCAATCGATGCGTCACCGGCGATGCTCGCCACGGCCACCGCGCGTCTCGCGGACTGCCGCAACGTGACGGTCGCGGAAGGGACGCTCGAAGATCTACCGCTCGCCGACGATACGCTCGACGTGGCGGTGCTCATGCTCGTGCTGCATCACGTGGCCGATCCGGTGCGCGCGCTCGCCGAAGTGCATCGCGTGCTCAAGCCCACCGGCCGCCTGCTCATCACCGACATGCGCGTCCATGCGCATGAGCGGTACCGCGAGCAGATGGGACACGTGTGGCTCGGCTTCGATGGCGGCTCGCTCGACGGCTGGCTGCGCGATGCGGGCTTTACCGGAACCCGCTACGTACCGCTGCCGGTTGAACCCGGCGCAACGGGGCCGGCGTTGTTCTCGTGTACGGCGACGGCGATGCCGAGGCCGGTGATGGTAGTTGCGTGA
- a CDS encoding ABC transporter permease produces the protein MTAPAPASVSVPSPPVGGVAGAIEALGRTVRRMVEPVGTGARFTAAVVRHVREAADWLPEFSGQALSLGVESLPIGIFIALFTGIVLALLASYSVGDLVPPYFVGTLVQKTVTLELAPVLTGLALAGRVGANIAAELGTMRVTEQVDALETLGYDPMTHLVVPRVLASTLMFPVVVGVAMLVGLTSGWLASLSLLDISTPQFLKGVRIFFQSFDIRYGLVKSASFGAAVSLIGCRAGLSTQGGAQGVGRSATRAVVISAVMILVLDAFWALVWLTGRSIR, from the coding sequence ATGACCGCGCCGGCCCCTGCCTCCGTCTCCGTGCCGAGCCCCCCGGTGGGCGGCGTCGCGGGCGCCATCGAGGCGCTCGGGCGTACGGTCCGCCGGATGGTCGAGCCGGTTGGAACCGGGGCGCGCTTCACGGCCGCCGTCGTGCGCCATGTGCGCGAAGCGGCCGACTGGCTCCCCGAATTCTCCGGTCAGGCCCTCTCCCTCGGCGTCGAGTCGCTGCCGATCGGCATCTTCATCGCGCTCTTCACCGGCATCGTGCTCGCGCTGCTCGCGAGCTACAGCGTGGGCGATCTGGTGCCCCCGTACTTCGTGGGCACGCTGGTGCAGAAGACGGTGACCCTCGAGCTCGCGCCGGTGCTCACTGGGCTCGCGCTCGCCGGACGGGTGGGCGCGAACATCGCCGCCGAACTGGGCACGATGCGCGTCACCGAACAGGTCGATGCGCTCGAAACGCTCGGCTACGACCCGATGACGCATCTCGTGGTGCCGCGCGTGCTCGCCTCCACGCTGATGTTTCCGGTGGTGGTGGGCGTCGCGATGCTAGTCGGCCTCACGTCGGGATGGCTCGCCTCTCTGAGCTTGCTCGACATCTCCACGCCCCAGTTCCTCAAGGGCGTGCGCATCTTCTTCCAGTCCTTCGATATTCGCTACGGACTCGTGAAGAGCGCGAGCTTTGGCGCCGCCGTGTCGCTGATTGGCTGTCGCGCCGGGCTCTCCACGCAGGGCGGCGCGCAGGGCGTGGGACGCAGTGCCACGCGTGCGGTCGTGATCTCGGCGGTGATGATTCTCGTGCTCGATGCCTTCTGGGCGCTGGTGTGGCTCACCGGTCGCTCCATCCGTTGA